In one Brassica oleracea var. oleracea cultivar TO1000 chromosome C9, BOL, whole genome shotgun sequence genomic region, the following are encoded:
- the LOC106313909 gene encoding 60S ribosomal protein L12-3 gives MPPKLDPSQIVDVYVRVTGGEVGAASSLAPKIGPLGLAPKKIGEDIAKETAKEWKGLRVTVKLTVQNRQAKVTIVPSAAALVIKALKEPERDRKKVKNIKHNGNISFDDVIEIAKIMRPRSIAKELSGTVREILGTCVSVGCTVDGRDPKDLQEEIVNGDIDVPNE, from the coding sequence TACGTCCGCGTCACCGGAGGCGAGGTCGGAGCAGCGAGTTCACTCGCCCCGAAGATCGGTCCACTCGGTCTCGCGCCCAAAAAGATCGGAGAAGACATCGCCAAGGAGACGGCGAAAGAGTGGAAAGGCCTGAGAGTCACCGTCAAGCTCACCGTCCAGAATCGTCAAGCCAAGGTCACCATCGTTCCCTCCGCCGCGGCTCTGGTCATCAAGGCCTTGAAGGAGCCCGAGAGGGACCGCAAGAAGGTGAAGAACATCAAACACAACGGGAACATCTCGTTTGATGACGTCATCGAGATCGCTAAGATCATGCGTCCGAGGTCTATCGCCAAGGAGTTGAGCGGAACGGTGAGGGAGATCTTGGGGACTTGCGTCTCTGTGGGGTGCACGGTCGATGGGAGAGACCCGAAGGATCTTCAGGAGGAGATTGTCAATGGAGACATTGATGTTCCTAACGAGTGA